A part of Candidatus Obscuribacter sp. genomic DNA contains:
- a CDS encoding caspase family protein yields the protein MASAFKSALIVLATLGVFCAGSSARCEDGEELSPGSPISDKWAVVVGISDFAKPSLNLKYAAKDASDFKNFLVSKCHFAPDHIRLLTNQNATKNKIMDVLGDSWLPRVTLPADLVVIYISSHGSPSSLDVAGVNYIVAHDTDPDKLFTTGIPIQHLAETIRERVHSKRVLIVLDACHSGAASGESKGLQRTANVDASAFAQGTGHAVICSSSRSESSWESKNQPNGVFTKALIDAFASKGESTKLTDAFGKLKEKVQTQVAAERGVMQTPVLEASKWKGDELILAAVPASPRPSPIPVDNTALGQVCAAVP from the coding sequence ATGGCAAGTGCCTTTAAGTCAGCGTTGATTGTTTTGGCAACATTGGGCGTATTTTGTGCTGGCTCCAGCGCTCGCTGCGAGGATGGCGAGGAGCTATCTCCGGGCTCGCCCATCAGCGACAAATGGGCAGTGGTGGTCGGCATCAGCGATTTTGCCAAGCCATCGCTCAATCTTAAATACGCTGCCAAGGATGCCAGCGATTTTAAAAACTTTCTTGTGAGTAAGTGCCATTTTGCGCCCGATCACATCAGGTTGCTTACCAATCAAAACGCCACAAAAAACAAAATCATGGATGTTCTCGGCGATAGCTGGTTGCCGAGAGTGACTCTGCCTGCGGATCTAGTCGTCATCTATATCTCGAGCCATGGCAGTCCGTCATCGCTTGATGTCGCTGGCGTCAACTACATCGTCGCTCACGATACTGACCCCGATAAGCTCTTTACCACTGGTATCCCCATCCAGCATCTGGCAGAGACCATCCGGGAGCGCGTGCATAGCAAGCGGGTTTTGATTGTGCTCGACGCCTGCCACTCTGGTGCTGCCAGCGGCGAGAGCAAGGGTTTGCAGCGCACCGCCAATGTCGATGCCTCTGCCTTTGCGCAGGGCACAGGGCACGCTGTTATCTGCTCCAGCAGCCGCAGCGAGTCGTCCTGGGAGAGCAAAAACCAGCCCAACGGTGTGTTTACCAAAGCATTGATTGACGCGTTTGCATCAAAGGGCGAGAGCACAAAGCTGACCGATGCCTTTGGTAAGTTAAAGGAAAAAGTCCAGACTCAAGTGGCAGCCGAGCGCGGAGTGATGCAGACTCCAGTGCTAGAGGCCAGCAAATGGAAAGGTGATGAACTGATACTGGCAGCGGTGCCTGCTAGTCCGCGGCCATCTCCAATACCTGTGGACAATACCGCCCTGGGCCAAGTCTGTGCCGCAGTCCCTTGA
- a CDS encoding caspase family protein: protein MSKFAKPGINLKYPAKDAKDLASYLVNEANFAPDHVKLLVDEQATKERVLAELGDKWLPRLAHPNDLVLIFISTHGSPSQADLEGLNYLVMHNTDPSSLYATGLPLSDLVAAVKHRVHSNRVVLIIDACHSGAAEAAKGLARVGNVDSVSLAQGTGQLIICSSQPNQLSWESKRYPNGVFTHQLIEALRAQSGKASLSQAFERLKDSVQSEVLEDRSELQTAVLKSKWSGNDLIISAPPTKPRSVPPDLGDAQ from the coding sequence GTGAGCAAGTTTGCCAAGCCTGGTATCAACCTCAAATACCCTGCTAAAGATGCCAAAGATCTGGCTAGCTACCTCGTTAACGAAGCCAATTTTGCACCAGACCACGTCAAGCTCCTCGTCGACGAGCAGGCTACAAAGGAGCGTGTCCTCGCTGAGCTGGGCGACAAATGGCTGCCTCGCCTGGCGCACCCCAACGATCTAGTCCTGATTTTTATCAGTACCCACGGTAGCCCATCTCAGGCTGACCTGGAGGGGCTCAATTATCTGGTCATGCACAATACCGACCCAAGCAGTTTGTACGCCACGGGCTTGCCGCTCTCAGACCTCGTTGCGGCGGTTAAGCACCGCGTGCACTCCAACCGGGTCGTCCTCATCATCGACGCCTGTCATAGCGGTGCTGCTGAGGCAGCTAAAGGTCTTGCACGTGTCGGCAATGTGGATAGTGTCTCGCTGGCACAAGGCACAGGGCAGCTGATCATCTGTAGCAGCCAGCCTAATCAATTGTCTTGGGAGTCCAAGCGCTATCCCAACGGTGTTTTTACACATCAATTGATAGAGGCGCTCAGAGCGCAGTCAGGTAAGGCGTCGCTCAGTCAGGCGTTTGAACGATTGAAAGACTCGGTGCAGTCAGAAGTATTGGAAGACCGCAGCGAATTGCAGACAGCGGTGTTAAAGAGTAAATGGAGTGGTAACGATCTCATTATCTCGGCTCCACCTACCAAGCCGCGCTCGGTGCCGCCGGACCTTGGCGATGCGCAGTAA